GCGAAGCGACTACGACAGCGGAACCAAGCAGCCTCTCCGTCTCGTCCGCTATCGCGTCCGATCCACCTCCCCACCCAGTGGGGAGGAGAAGCCTTAGATCAGCCCCGCCAGCGGCGAGGACGGGTCAGCGTAGAGCCGCTTCTTCATCCGCCCAGCCAGATAGGCTTCGCGCCCGGCGATGACCGCGTGCTTCATGGCGCTGGCCATCAGGATGGGGTCGCGCGCCTCGGCGATGGCGGTGTTCATCAGCACGCCGTCGCAGCCCAGTTCCATCGCCACGGCGGCGTCCGACGCCGTGCCGACGCCCGCGTCGACCAGCACCGGCACCTTGGACTGCTCGACGATCAGCCGGATGTTGATCGGGTTCTGCACCCCCAGCCCCGAGCCGATCGGCGCGCCCAGCGGCATGATGGCGACCGCGCCCGCGTCCTCCAGCTTGCGCGCATAGACGGGATCGTCGGTGCAATAGACCATGACTTCGAAGCCCTCGGCGGTCAGCAGCTTCAGCGACCGCAGGGTCTCTTCCATGTCGGGGAACAGGGTGCGCGGATCCGACAGGACCTCCAGCTTGACCAGGGTCCAGCCGCCCGCCTCGCGCGCCAGGCGCAGGGTCCGCACGGCGTCCTCGCCGGTGAAGCAGCCCGCCGTGTTCGGCAGATAGGTGTATTTCTTCGGATCGATGAAGTCCGTCAGCACCGGCTGGTTCGGATCGGTCAGGTTCACCCGGCGTACGGCCACGGTGACCATCTCGGCGCCGGAAGCCTCGGCCGCCGCCGCGTTCTGGGCGTAGTCGCGATACTTGCCGGTGCCCACGATCAGGCGCGAGTTGAAGGTGCGGCCGGCGACGGTCCAGCTGTCGGTGCGGGGAGCGGTGTCAGTCATGCCTAGGGAAGTAGCGCCGCCCGGCGCCGGGGGGAAGCGGCGTTGCGGGATTTGATGCGTCGGCTCCTCCGCTCACCCCACACCCACACCCGTCATCCTCGGCCTTGTGCCGAGGATCCATAGACACAAGGCCTGATAGTCAGGGGGCGACGCCGAACCTCACGACCGGCGCGTTTCTGGATCCTCGGCACAAGGCCGAGGATGACGGCGGAAGGGCCTGCCTCAGCCCCCGCCGACGAACTGCACCAGTTCGATCTTGTCGCCCTCGGCCAGCGCCGTGTCGCCGTGCAGCGAACGCGGCACGATCTCCAGATTGCGCTCGACCGCCACCTTCTTGGGATCCAGCGACAACTCCTGAACCAGACCCAGAATGGTCGTGGCGGCGGTGTCCCGCGCCTCGCCGTTGACTTCGATACGCAAACTGTTCGCTCCAGAGGATGCAGGTGGAGAGGCAACGCCTCATTCGGAGACGTCAGATAATGGGGTTTCCGGCGCGGGACATCAAATCCACGGTCTAAGCCCGCTTTCGACCCCTAACGGCTCTTGCGAGGGTCCGCTTCCGGGCGAAGTGCCCATTGGAAAGGCCAAATGTCGTCTTTCCGGCGTCCGCACTCTACGCAGGTCTTGGGCGTTCGCAACCAAGGGGCGACGTAGCCTTTCCCCGTATCCGTGATGCCCCTTCGGCAGCGAGGGCATCGAAGCGAGTTCCCCATCACGATCCAGAAAAGCGGGCCGAGAAAAAGCAGCGGCCAGAAAAACTGTGCGAGCGCGACGCCTACAATTAGAAGGACAGCCGCACAGGCGAAGAGTGGATAATACCAGCGCATTTTAGCCTGCCCCTTCAGCTTCTGAACGCTTACCGGGATCAACGTCCGCTACCCACCCTTAAGCGAACTTCGCTTCACGACCCATAGCAGGCATTGGGAACTCTCGGTTCGCATTGACCAAAGTTAAGGCTAGGCTGGCTTGATGAAACGCTGGCTTGTCATTTTCGGTGCCCTCACATTGCTCGTGTTGGGGCTTGTTACTTGGGTCAGGTTCGGCCCGCTTGATGAGCGCACCGCCATCGTTTTTAGGGATAGTCACGGCAGCATAGTGGCGGGCGAGAAGTTCGGTGTTCGCATCGGCGATTCTTGGCAGGAAGCGAACCGGGAACTACGTCAGCACCCCGGGATTACTCCGGGCTTCCACTATGCAGGCTGGTCTGAAGTGGGTCCAAAGACCATAGACGAGGGGATTCTTGTCGGGGAAACCATGACAACTTATCGAGACACGAGTTGGCGGAATGGGGTCATCCTATTGAAGCTACGCGATGGGAAGGTAGCGGGAATCCAATGGAACTATGTAGGACCGCTCTACATCGACACCTGATAGAAATCCTAACGTCCGCTTCCCACCCTTAACGGACTTCCCCAAGGTCCGCTCGAAGGCGTTCCCCTCCCCTACGTCACCCTTTTTCCCCGCCCGCTTTGCGCCGCGCGCCACCTAGGCTACAACGCGCGCTCGATTCCGCGCGGCGGCGCGCCTGTTTTGCGAGCGAATGCCCGAAACCCTCACCCTCTATGTCCTGAACGGGCCCAACCTGAACCTTCTGGGCGTTCGGGAGCCGGACATCTACGGACACGAGACCCTGGCCGACGTGCAGGCGATGTGCGAGGCGGCGGCCGAGGGCGCGCGCGTGGTGTTCCGCCAGTCGAACCATGAAGGCCAGTTGGTCGACTGGATCCAGGAAGCCCGCACCGAGGCCAGCGCCCTGGTCATCAATCCGGCCGCCTTCACCCACACCTCGGTGGCCCTGCTGGACGCGCTGAAGACGCTGAGCATCCCCGTGGTCGAGTGCCACCTGTCGAACCCCGCCGCGCGCGAGGCGTTCCGGCATCACTCCTATGTTTCCCTGGCCGCGACCGGCGTCATCGCCGGCTTCGGCCCCCGCAGCTACGAACTGGCCGTCCGGGCCGCCCTGGACCTGGCGCGCCGCGCCGGGACCAAGGGCTGACCGCCGCGCGCCGCAAGAAAATCAAGTAGAAGAGACCCTCATGTCCGACGACAAGAACAAGAACGACGCCATCGACGCAGGCCTGATCCGCAGCCTGGCCGACATCCTGAACGACACCGACCTGACCGAGATCGAGGTCGAGCGCGGCGATCTGAAGATCAAGGTGAAGCGCGAAGTCACCGTCGCCGCCGCCCCGATCCATTACGCCGCCGCCCCGGCCCCGGTCGCCCACGCCGCGCCCGCCGCCGCTCCGGCCTCCATGCCGTCGGACCCCGCCACCATCGTCGCCCGCGCCGGCGAAGAGGTGAAGTCGCCCATGGTCGGCACCGCCTATCTGCAGCCCGCGCCGGGTTCGGATCCCTTCATCAAGGCCGGCGACAAGGTGAAGAAGGGCCAGACCCTTCTGATCGTCGAGGCCATGAAGACCATGAACCCGATCCAGGCGCCGCGCGACGGCGTGGTGGCCGAGGTCCTGGTGGGCGACGCCCAGCCGGTCGAGTTCGGCGAAGCCCTGGTCGTTCTGGAAGCCTGAGCCCCATGTTCACCAAGGTCCTGATCGCCAACCGGGGCGAGATCGCGCTGCGCATCCACCGCGCGTGCAAGGAGATGGGCATCTCCACCGTCGCCGTGCACTCCGAAGCCGACCGCGGCGCCATGTGGGTGCGTCTGGCCGACGAGAGCGTCTGCATCGGCCCCGCGCCGGCGGCCAAGTCCTATCTGAACATCCCCTCGATCATCGCGGCGGCCGAGATCACCGGCGCCCAGGCGATCCACCCGGGCTATGGCTTCCTGGCCGAGAACGCCCGCTTCGCCGAGATCATCGAAGCCCACGGCATGACCTTCATCGGCCCCAAGCCGGAGCATATCCGCGTCATGGGCGACAAGATCACCGCCAAGCAGGCCGTGAAGGACGCGGGCATTCCCGTCGTCCCCGGCTCTGACGGCGAGGTCGAAACGATCGAGCAGGCCATCGAGGCGTCCAAGGCCATCGGCTTCCCCCTGATCGTCAAGGCGGCCGCCGGCGGCGGCGGTCGCGGCATGAAGGTGGCCCTGACGGCCGACGACCTGGTCGAGGCCGTGCAGACGGCCCAGGCCGAGGCCCTGGCCGCCTTCGGCAACGGCGCCGTCTATATGGAGCGCTACCTCCAGAAGCCGCGCCACATCGAGATCCAGGTCATCGCCGACAGCCACGGCAACGTCGTCCACCTGGGCGAACGCGACTGCTCGCTGCAGCGCCGCCACCAGAAGGTGCTGGAAGAGGCCCCCTCGCCCGCCCTGTCGGCCCTGGGTCGCAAGAAGATCGGCGAGACGGTCAACAAGGCCATCGCCGCCATCGGCTACCTGGGCGCCGGCACCATCGAGTTCCTGTGGGAGGACGGCGAGTTCTTCTTCATCGAGATGAACACCCGCCTGCAGGTCGAACACCCGGTCACCGAGATGATCACGGGCGTCGACCTGGTGCGCGAACAGATCCGCATCGCCGCGGGCCTGCCGCTGTCGTTCTCGCAAGAGGACATCACCTTCGAGGGCCACGCCATCGAAGTGCGGATCAACGCCGAGAACGCCGAGACCTTCACCCCCTCGCCGGGCACGATCACCGAGTTCCACGCGCCGGGCGGCCTGGGCGTGCGTCTGGATAGCGCCATCTACGCCGGCTATTCGATCCCGCCCTACTACGACAGCCTGATCGGCAAGCTGATCGTCCACGGCCGCGACCGCGAAGAGGCGCTGGCGCGTCTCAAGCGCTCGCTGGGCGAGACGGTCATCAGCGGCGTCGACACCACCATCCCCCTGTTCCAGAAGCTGTTGCAGGAGCCCGACATCCTGTCGGGCGACTACGACATCCACTGGCTGGAGAAGTGGGCGGCGGCGCAGAAGGCCAAGGCCTAAGCGCCCTTGCCCAAGCCGCCCGACGAGCCGGGCTTCAGCGCGAGCGGCCCTTCCGACGTCTTCGGACCGGAAGCGCTGCTCGCCTGCTACGCGCGGGGCGTCTTTCCCATGGCCGAGGCGCGCGACGACCCGCGCGTCTTCCTGGTCGAGCCGGACCAGCGGGGCGTCCTGCCGCTGGATCGCTTCCACATTCCCTCGCGCCTGCGCCGCACCGTGCGGGGCGAGCCGTTCGAGGTGCGGGTGAATACGGCCTTCGCCGCCGTGCTGGACGCCTGCGCCGCGCCCGGGCCGGGACGCGAGGACACCTGGATCAACGCCCCGATTCGCCGTCTCTACATCGAACTGCACCAGCGCGGCTTCGCCCACAGCGTCGAATGCTGGCGGGACGAGGCCCTGGTCGGCGGCCTCTATGGCGTGACGCTGGGCGGGGCCTTCTTCGGCGAGAGCATGTTCAGCCGGGCGCGCGACGCGTCAAAGGTCGCCCTGGTCCATCTGGTCGCGCGGCTGAAGCGTGGCGGCTGGCGTCTGCTGGACGCGCAGTTCCTGACCGAGCACCTGGCGCAGTTCGGGGCATTGGAGACGCCGCAGGCGGCCTATCTGCGGATGCTGCCCTGGGCGCTTCAGGCGACGCCCGACGTCGTCGCCTTTAACGGGCCCATGACGGGCGAAGAGGCCGTGGCCTACGCCTTGCAGCCCACGACCCAGGCGTCATAGACCGGGTGCTGCAGCCCGTTCACGCCGGGCGATGAAGCGAACATCCAGCCCTTGAAGATTTGCCGGGCCTCGGTCGGCACGGCGACGCCGCGCGGCTGAATCCCCACCTCCAGATAGGCGATAGCGTCCTCGGTCAGTTCGTCCGAGGCGGAGATTTCGCAGGCCCGGGCCTTGAAGATCAGGGTCTTGCCGAAGCGCACGGGACGGCCGCCGACCTCGACCTCGAAGCGCATGGTTTCGGCTGTCGTCTTGTCCACGGCCTGGATCACGGCGACAGGGCGGCGCTGGCGGCGCCCCGGCGTGGCGGTCGGCTCGGGGGCGGTCTGGACCGTCTCCTCGACCGGGGCCTCCTCCGGAACCTCTTCCTGGACGGCGGCGACTTCCTGGCCGGGCGCGACCAGGACCGGCGCGGCGGTCGGCGCCAGGACGACCGGCTGGCCGTTCGGCGCGGGCGCAGCCGGAGACGTCGCCTGGCCGGGCTGCGGCGCGGGCTGGGCGCTGGTCTGAGGCGCGGGTTGAGACGGCGTGCGCGCGGCGTCGCGCAGCCGGTCGCCGACAGGGTCCTGCGACACGGGCGTCGCGTCCTGCGGCAGGTCCATCAGGGCGCTGGCCACGCCGGCGCCCGAGATCGCCAGTCCCGCGACCACCACGCCGGTCAGCAGGACACGGCGATGATTCATTCCGGGCTCCAGGCCTGATAGTCGCCGGTCGCGGCCGGACGCTGACCCAGGGCGGCCAGCGAGCCTTGCGGGAAACGGGCCATGGGGGTGCCGGTCATGTTCGGCATGTGATCCTTTTCCCAC
The nucleotide sequence above comes from Brevundimonas naejangsanensis. Encoded proteins:
- a CDS encoding thiazole synthase; protein product: MTDTAPRTDSWTVAGRTFNSRLIVGTGKYRDYAQNAAAAEASGAEMVTVAVRRVNLTDPNQPVLTDFIDPKKYTYLPNTAGCFTGEDAVRTLRLAREAGGWTLVKLEVLSDPRTLFPDMEETLRSLKLLTAEGFEVMVYCTDDPVYARKLEDAGAVAIMPLGAPIGSGLGVQNPINIRLIVEQSKVPVLVDAGVGTASDAAVAMELGCDGVLMNTAIAEARDPILMASAMKHAVIAGREAYLAGRMKKRLYADPSSPLAGLI
- the thiS gene encoding sulfur carrier protein ThiS, with product MRIEVNGEARDTAATTILGLVQELSLDPKKVAVERNLEIVPRSLHGDTALAEGDKIELVQFVGGG
- the aroQ gene encoding type II 3-dehydroquinate dehydratase encodes the protein MPETLTLYVLNGPNLNLLGVREPDIYGHETLADVQAMCEAAAEGARVVFRQSNHEGQLVDWIQEARTEASALVINPAAFTHTSVALLDALKTLSIPVVECHLSNPAAREAFRHHSYVSLAATGVIAGFGPRSYELAVRAALDLARRAGTKG
- the accB gene encoding acetyl-CoA carboxylase biotin carboxyl carrier protein; the protein is MSDDKNKNDAIDAGLIRSLADILNDTDLTEIEVERGDLKIKVKREVTVAAAPIHYAAAPAPVAHAAPAAAPASMPSDPATIVARAGEEVKSPMVGTAYLQPAPGSDPFIKAGDKVKKGQTLLIVEAMKTMNPIQAPRDGVVAEVLVGDAQPVEFGEALVVLEA
- the accC gene encoding acetyl-CoA carboxylase biotin carboxylase subunit, which gives rise to MFTKVLIANRGEIALRIHRACKEMGISTVAVHSEADRGAMWVRLADESVCIGPAPAAKSYLNIPSIIAAAEITGAQAIHPGYGFLAENARFAEIIEAHGMTFIGPKPEHIRVMGDKITAKQAVKDAGIPVVPGSDGEVETIEQAIEASKAIGFPLIVKAAAGGGGRGMKVALTADDLVEAVQTAQAEALAAFGNGAVYMERYLQKPRHIEIQVIADSHGNVVHLGERDCSLQRRHQKVLEEAPSPALSALGRKKIGETVNKAIAAIGYLGAGTIEFLWEDGEFFFIEMNTRLQVEHPVTEMITGVDLVREQIRIAAGLPLSFSQEDITFEGHAIEVRINAENAETFTPSPGTITEFHAPGGLGVRLDSAIYAGYSIPPYYDSLIGKLIVHGRDREEALARLKRSLGETVISGVDTTIPLFQKLLQEPDILSGDYDIHWLEKWAAAQKAKA
- the aat gene encoding leucyl/phenylalanyl-tRNA--protein transferase, with amino-acid sequence MPKPPDEPGFSASGPSDVFGPEALLACYARGVFPMAEARDDPRVFLVEPDQRGVLPLDRFHIPSRLRRTVRGEPFEVRVNTAFAAVLDACAAPGPGREDTWINAPIRRLYIELHQRGFAHSVECWRDEALVGGLYGVTLGGAFFGESMFSRARDASKVALVHLVARLKRGGWRLLDAQFLTEHLAQFGALETPQAAYLRMLPWALQATPDVVAFNGPMTGEEAVAYALQPTTQAS
- a CDS encoding DUF2155 domain-containing protein, whose translation is MNHRRVLLTGVVVAGLAISGAGVASALMDLPQDATPVSQDPVGDRLRDAARTPSQPAPQTSAQPAPQPGQATSPAAPAPNGQPVVLAPTAAPVLVAPGQEVAAVQEEVPEEAPVEETVQTAPEPTATPGRRQRRPVAVIQAVDKTTAETMRFEVEVGGRPVRFGKTLIFKARACEISASDELTEDAIAYLEVGIQPRGVAVPTEARQIFKGWMFASSPGVNGLQHPVYDAWVVGCKA